One Numenius arquata chromosome 10, bNumArq3.hap1.1, whole genome shotgun sequence DNA segment encodes these proteins:
- the LOC141469149 gene encoding lipase member M-like, producing the protein MKRAVDPEAFMNINELVTYKGYPSEEYEVMTEDGYTLTINRIPYGAQSRGNPALKPAVFLQHGLLGDASNWVTNLPNNSLGFILADAGFDVWMGNSRGNRWSRKHQNYSIDQDEFWAFSFDEMAKFDLPAAINFILEKTGQEKLYYIGYSQGATIAFIAFSTMPELARKIKLYFALAPVTTLKYARSPVTKLLYLPEKLLRALLGKREFLPQTERLRKLIVPFCSHQGLARLCRSIFFGLGGCNLKNIDMSRIDVYIAQTPAGTSVQNIVHWSQEAHSGKFQAYDWGSAEKNMEKYQQAAPPPYVVEEMTVPTAVWTGGQDLLADPKDAAILLSQIKRLIYHKRIPGWAHLDFIWGLDAPLHMYNEIIDLMQKYP; encoded by the exons AATGAGCTGGTTACTTACAAAGGGTACCCCAGCGAGGAGTATGAAGTGATGACAGAAGACGGTTATACCCTCACCATTAACAGAATCCCTTATGGCGCACAGAGTCGGGGAAACCCAG ctttgAAACCTGCTGTGTTTCTCCAACATGGACTACTGGGAGATGCTAGTAACTGGGTCACAAACCTGCCCAACAACAGCCTGGGCTTCATACTGGCTGATGCTGGTTTCGATGTTTGGATGGGAAATAGCAGAGGGAATCGCTGGTCCAGAAAGCATCAAAATTACTCCATTGATCAAGATGAATTCTGGGCTTTCAG TTTTGATGAGATGGCTAAGTTTGATCTGCCAGCAGCAATAAATTTCATTCTGGAGAAAACAGGACAGGAAAAGTTGTACTATATTGGCTATTCGCAAGGTGCTACCATCG ctTTCATTGCATTCTCAACAATGCCAGAGCTGGCTCGAAAAATCAAACTCTATTTTGCCTTGGCACCTGTCACTACTCTTAAGTACGCCCGAAGCCCAGTAACAAAACTCCTCTACCTTCCTGAAAAATTGCTCAGG GCTTTGCTTGGCAAAAGGGAATTCCTTCCCCAGACCGAACGTCTAAGAAAGTTAATAGTCCCTTTCTGCAGCCACCAAGGTCTTGCCAGGCTTTGTAGAAGTATCTTCTTCGGTCTGGGGGGCTGTAACCTGAAAAACATTGACATG agcCGAATCGATGTGTACATCGCACAAACCCCTGCTGGAACTTCTGTGCAGAACATAGTCCACTGGAGTCAG GAGGCCCATTCTGGGAAGTTCCAAGCTTATGACTGGGGAAGTGCagaaaagaacatggaaaaaTACCAACAG gctgctcctcctccctATGTTGTGGAAGAGATGACTGTACCAACGGCGGTATGGACTGGGGGACAAGACTTGCTCGCAGATCCCAAGGATGCAGCCATTTTACTGTCTCAAATTAAGAGGCTCATCTATCATAAGAGGATTCCGGGATGGGCACACCTGGATTTCATCTGGGGACTGGATGCACCTTTGCACATGTACAATGAAATTATTGATCTGATGCAGAAGTATCCTTAA